One Rhodoferax ferrireducens T118 DNA segment encodes these proteins:
- a CDS encoding cytochrome c3 family protein, whose protein sequence is MIKHQFAALAAAATMVLLLWAGAPAQSASIVANKHNLSATGPGTIKATSEGEVCVFCHVPHNSRATGPLWNRDQPVGSYTPYTSSTRKISAPGQPTGASLLCLSCHDGTIALGKVSSRTANIAIAGGKNNFLLGDQSYIGTDLSDDHPVSFLYSSVLSNTELRTPTGAVKLDASGQMQCTSCHSPHDNANGKFLVVSNIKSGLCTNCHNKSYWAASDHQTSTKTWNGVGTNPWLHTTNTPQNVTNNACESCHRPHTAPGRQQLLNSATEETNCLVCHSGTVATSAKNIQIELNKTSQHSVGAYLNVHDAGEANLMTTAHVECQDCHNPHSANSTAGSAPGTTPIALPGSLSNVRGITISGAAVSPVTAEYQICLRCHGDSTSRTPASRTARVIVQTNTRLEFDTANPSYHPIAGVGKATGVTGKTVPSLIAPWTTTSVMNCSDCHNNNAGPNTGGTGPNGPHGSTNPLLLERSYVVTDPATESAANYALCYKCHSRTAIIGTGAGSFKEHNKHIVGETTSCNVCHDPHGISSTQGTALSNSRLINFQTGVVTKSGAQAIRWERVGTTGGRCYLSCHGKDHNGLSY, encoded by the coding sequence GTGATCAAGCACCAGTTCGCAGCGCTTGCCGCTGCGGCAACAATGGTCCTGCTGCTCTGGGCGGGTGCACCCGCTCAATCGGCGAGCATAGTTGCCAACAAGCACAATCTGTCGGCTACGGGTCCGGGCACGATCAAGGCCACATCTGAAGGCGAAGTCTGTGTGTTTTGCCACGTGCCACACAATTCACGGGCCACCGGTCCGCTGTGGAACCGCGACCAGCCGGTCGGCTCCTACACGCCCTACACCAGCAGCACACGCAAAATCTCCGCCCCCGGCCAGCCGACTGGTGCTTCACTCTTGTGCCTGAGCTGCCATGACGGAACCATCGCGCTAGGCAAGGTCAGCAGCCGCACCGCCAACATCGCCATAGCTGGCGGCAAAAATAATTTCCTCCTCGGTGATCAAAGCTACATCGGCACTGACTTGTCAGACGACCATCCGGTGTCTTTTCTTTATTCGAGCGTGCTCAGCAATACAGAGCTGCGCACCCCGACCGGCGCCGTGAAGCTCGACGCCAGCGGGCAGATGCAGTGCACCTCCTGCCACAGTCCGCACGACAATGCCAACGGCAAGTTTCTGGTGGTGAGCAACATCAAGTCGGGACTGTGCACCAACTGCCACAACAAGAGCTACTGGGCGGCCAGCGATCACCAGACCTCGACCAAGACCTGGAATGGCGTGGGGACCAATCCCTGGCTGCACACAACGAATACGCCCCAAAACGTCACCAACAACGCCTGCGAGAGCTGCCACCGGCCGCACACGGCGCCGGGCAGACAGCAACTGCTGAACAGTGCAACGGAAGAAACGAATTGCCTGGTATGCCACAGCGGCACGGTGGCGACATCGGCCAAGAATATCCAGATTGAGTTGAATAAAACTTCCCAACACAGCGTGGGCGCCTATCTGAATGTGCACGATGCGGGCGAAGCCAACTTGATGACGACCGCTCACGTCGAATGCCAGGACTGCCATAACCCTCATTCTGCCAATAGCACAGCCGGCTCTGCACCTGGCACCACGCCGATTGCGTTGCCGGGCTCACTCAGCAACGTGCGCGGCATCACCATCAGCGGTGCGGCGGTTAGCCCAGTCACGGCCGAGTACCAGATTTGTTTGCGCTGCCATGGTGACAGCACCAGCAGGACGCCGGCATCGCGCACCGCGCGCGTGATCGTGCAAACCAACACGCGGCTGGAATTCGATACTGCCAATCCGTCCTACCATCCGATTGCCGGCGTTGGTAAGGCGACCGGGGTAACCGGCAAGACGGTCCCCAGCCTGATTGCGCCCTGGACGACAACGAGTGTGATGAATTGCAGCGACTGCCACAACAACAACGCGGGGCCAAACACCGGGGGCACTGGTCCCAACGGCCCGCACGGCTCCACCAATCCACTGTTGCTGGAGCGTTCCTACGTGGTGACCGATCCGGCGACAGAAAGCGCCGCTAACTATGCGCTTTGCTACAAATGCCACAGCCGGACCGCCATTATTGGCACTGGCGCGGGTAGCTTCAAGGAACACAACAAACACATTGTTGGCGAGACGACCTCTTGCAACGTCTGCCATGACCCGCACGGCATCAGCAGTACCCAGGGCACGGCTCTGAGCAACAGCCGATTAATCAATTTCCAAACTGGTGTTGTAACCAAGAGTGGCGCGCAGGCCATTCGCTGGGAGCGTGTGGGCACGACCGGCGGTCGCTGCTACCTGTCCTGTCATGGGAAAGACCACAACGGCTTGTCTTATTAA
- the pta gene encoding phosphate acetyltransferase — protein sequence MRTYFLAPTQPNVGLTSVSLGLLRALQRRGLKVAFVKPITKRTADTEPSVLFARSICHLQNTPDPLPMSLVTQRVSSGQTDELLEEIVSLAMSCTKEADVLLVEGIHADPSRIFIPRLSGQIARSLQADVVLVASAADAQGIAETNYLIAQIRNVGRNVVGVIFNRAPADFDEAAAAMQLDGVPIWGVVKNNPALSAPRMIDVARHLGAEVMIEGDIATRRMLETVLCGRSVAEVIPRLKPGTLVVTAGDRDDVILATALAASNGVELAGLMLTHHSAISPRIERFASLAFHSGLPVLRTDGDSYETAASISRLPLAVPQDDLARMDNVIESVAEQLDGNMIFAGLERAAPARVSPPAFRHQLIQKARAANKRIVLPEGDEPRTIRAAVICTEKGIARCVLLGKRKVIHSVADALGIELPKGLEILEPSEIAERYVAPMVELRKSKGLTPGQALVALEDTVVLGTMMLAVGEVDGLVSGAVHTTASTVRPALQLIKTAPGSSIVSSCFFMLMPEQVLVYADCAINPNPTAQELADIAKQSADSALAFGIEPKVAMISYSTGESGSGDDVEKVRTATALAHARWPELVLDGPMQYDAAAVREVGEQKAPGSAVAGQATVFIFPDLNTGNTTYKAVQRSAKVVSVGPMLQGLRKPVNDLSRGALVDDIVFTIALTAIQAEAMARQ from the coding sequence ATGCGTACGTATTTCCTGGCGCCGACACAACCTAACGTCGGCCTGACCTCGGTTTCACTCGGTCTCTTGCGGGCGCTGCAGCGGCGCGGACTGAAAGTGGCGTTTGTCAAGCCGATCACCAAGCGCACGGCCGACACCGAACCTTCGGTCCTGTTCGCACGCAGCATCTGTCATCTTCAGAACACGCCCGACCCCTTGCCCATGAGTCTGGTGACACAACGCGTCAGCAGCGGCCAGACGGATGAGCTGCTTGAAGAGATAGTCAGCCTTGCCATGTCCTGCACCAAGGAGGCCGATGTGCTGCTGGTCGAAGGTATTCATGCGGATCCGAGCAGGATATTCATTCCGCGCCTGTCGGGTCAGATCGCCCGAAGCCTGCAGGCCGATGTGGTCCTGGTGGCCAGCGCCGCGGACGCGCAGGGCATCGCCGAGACCAACTACCTGATTGCCCAGATCCGCAATGTCGGTCGCAACGTGGTGGGAGTCATCTTCAACCGTGCTCCTGCGGACTTCGATGAAGCCGCCGCCGCCATGCAATTGGACGGCGTGCCGATCTGGGGCGTCGTCAAAAACAATCCGGCGCTGTCGGCGCCGCGCATGATCGACGTGGCCCGCCATCTGGGCGCTGAAGTCATGATTGAGGGCGACATCGCGACCCGGCGCATGCTTGAAACAGTCCTCTGCGGGCGCTCCGTGGCCGAAGTCATTCCGCGCCTCAAACCCGGCACACTGGTGGTCACTGCCGGCGACCGCGACGATGTGATACTGGCCACTGCGCTGGCGGCCAGCAACGGCGTTGAGCTGGCCGGCCTGATGCTGACCCACCACAGCGCCATCAGCCCGCGGATCGAACGCTTTGCCTCACTCGCCTTTCACAGCGGCCTGCCGGTGTTGCGCACCGACGGCGACAGCTATGAAACCGCCGCCAGTATCAGCCGCTTGCCCCTGGCGGTACCGCAGGACGATCTGGCCCGGATGGATAACGTGATCGAAAGCGTGGCCGAACAGCTTGATGGCAATATGATTTTTGCCGGACTGGAGCGTGCCGCACCGGCGCGCGTGTCGCCACCGGCCTTCCGCCACCAGTTGATTCAGAAGGCTCGGGCCGCCAACAAACGCATCGTGCTGCCAGAAGGCGACGAACCCCGCACGATCCGTGCAGCCGTTATTTGCACCGAGAAAGGTATCGCGCGCTGCGTTTTGCTGGGCAAGCGCAAAGTGATCCATTCGGTGGCTGACGCGCTGGGGATCGAGCTGCCAAAAGGGCTTGAGATACTGGAACCCAGTGAGATCGCCGAACGCTATGTGGCGCCCATGGTGGAACTGCGCAAGAGCAAAGGACTGACGCCCGGGCAAGCCCTGGTTGCATTGGAAGACACCGTCGTACTCGGCACCATGATGCTGGCAGTCGGCGAAGTTGATGGCTTGGTCAGCGGCGCGGTGCACACGACGGCCAGCACGGTGCGCCCTGCGTTGCAGTTGATCAAGACGGCGCCGGGTTCGTCGATCGTATCGTCCTGCTTCTTCATGTTGATGCCCGAGCAGGTCCTGGTTTACGCCGACTGCGCGATCAACCCCAATCCGACGGCCCAGGAGCTTGCCGATATCGCCAAGCAGAGCGCCGACAGCGCACTGGCCTTCGGCATCGAACCCAAGGTCGCGATGATCAGCTACAGCACCGGGGAATCCGGATCGGGTGACGATGTCGAGAAGGTCCGCACGGCCACCGCGCTGGCGCATGCCCGCTGGCCGGAGTTGGTGCTCGACGGCCCGATGCAATACGACGCTGCCGCCGTGCGTGAAGTCGGCGAGCAGAAGGCGCCGGGCAGCGCGGTTGCGGGGCAGGCGACGGTTTTTATATTCCCCGATCTGAATACGGGCAATACCACCTACAAAGCGGTTCAGCGTTCAGCGAAAGTCGTGTCGGTCGGTCCGATGCTGCAGGGCTTGCGCAAGCCGGTGAATGATTTATCTCGCGGCGCATTGGTCGATGACATTGTGTTTACGATCGCGCTCACAGCCATCCAGGCAGAGGCGATGGCTCGGCAATGA
- a CDS encoding cytochrome c3 family protein, whose product MKNTPSLKASLAWALALTFTFALPVLAQNRDKDKDKDKACLECHAAVAQKKVVHAAVHMGCNSCHNEVELNTVPHKSRSKTAKERSAENAAMCANCHDKKLFEGKVVHAPIAAGECNDCHDPHASDNLGLLKKEPATLCLDCHPDIKKGPHVVAGFTRSGHPLGDEKKEAKDPLRSGKKFYCGSCHEPHSSERPKLNRFGLGMVACQKCHEK is encoded by the coding sequence ATGAAAAATACACCTAGTCTCAAGGCAAGCCTGGCATGGGCGTTGGCTCTGACCTTTACTTTCGCATTGCCGGTCCTGGCTCAGAACCGGGACAAGGACAAAGACAAAGACAAAGCATGCCTTGAGTGTCACGCCGCCGTCGCACAGAAGAAGGTGGTGCATGCGGCGGTTCATATGGGCTGCAACAGTTGCCATAATGAAGTCGAATTGAACACAGTGCCGCACAAGTCCAGAAGCAAGACCGCAAAAGAGCGCTCGGCCGAGAACGCCGCGATGTGCGCCAATTGCCATGACAAGAAGTTGTTTGAAGGAAAAGTAGTTCACGCTCCAATTGCGGCGGGCGAGTGCAATGACTGCCACGACCCCCATGCATCGGACAACCTTGGACTCCTGAAGAAAGAGCCTGCGACGCTGTGCCTGGACTGCCATCCCGACATCAAGAAGGGTCCCCACGTCGTCGCCGGATTTACGCGATCCGGGCATCCTCTGGGCGATGAAAAGAAAGAGGCGAAGGATCCGCTACGCTCGGGCAAGAAATTCTATTGCGGCAGTTGTCACGAGCCCCACAGCTCGGAACGTCCCAAGCTCAACCGCTTCGGCTTGGGCATGGTTGCCTGCCAGAAATGCCACGAGAAGTGA
- a CDS encoding 6-bladed beta-propeller produces the protein MTRAYRFAMALGLLLALGVLGACAPLPPKPADQAPLAWPDLPNPPRITFVRQFSKPDDFSIGKGFFQRLGDLLFGARGERLIRPLAVVTNNGVVFVADPGANGVHRFDQTKARYDLIVGEGGQALPSPVALALGSAGEVYLTDSNRAQVLVIQPGAAMATPLALPDMAQPTGIAFDKSNGNLYVVDTGAHRVNVFKPDGTLVFSFGARGDGAGQFNYPTMIWFDRGGRLYVTDSLNFRIQMFSRNGKYLSGFGQVGDGLGDNIRPKSVATDSHGHVYVVDALHNALQIFDVLGRYLLSVGSIGNDRGEFWLPAGIFIDENDLIYIADSYNQRVQVFRYIGGPS, from the coding sequence ATGACGCGCGCTTATCGCTTTGCCATGGCACTGGGACTGCTGCTTGCGCTAGGCGTGTTGGGCGCTTGCGCGCCGCTCCCGCCCAAGCCAGCGGATCAGGCGCCGTTGGCGTGGCCGGACCTTCCCAATCCACCGCGCATTACCTTCGTCAGGCAATTTTCCAAGCCGGATGATTTCAGCATTGGCAAGGGTTTTTTCCAACGTCTGGGAGATCTGCTCTTCGGTGCCCGTGGAGAGCGGCTGATCCGACCCTTGGCGGTGGTCACGAACAACGGTGTGGTGTTTGTCGCCGATCCTGGTGCCAATGGTGTGCACCGTTTCGATCAGACGAAGGCGCGCTACGATCTGATCGTCGGTGAAGGCGGCCAGGCCTTGCCTTCGCCTGTGGCCCTGGCACTGGGTAGTGCGGGCGAGGTGTACTTGACCGATTCCAACCGCGCCCAAGTGCTGGTGATTCAGCCCGGGGCCGCAATGGCGACGCCGCTGGCGCTGCCGGACATGGCTCAACCCACTGGAATCGCGTTTGACAAGAGCAATGGCAATCTCTATGTTGTCGATACTGGTGCACATCGCGTCAATGTGTTTAAGCCGGATGGCACCTTGGTCTTCAGTTTCGGTGCGCGCGGCGATGGTGCCGGGCAGTTCAATTACCCGACGATGATTTGGTTTGATCGCGGCGGACGCTTGTACGTGACTGATTCTCTCAATTTTCGCATTCAGATGTTCAGCCGTAACGGCAAGTACCTGAGTGGCTTTGGGCAAGTGGGTGACGGTTTGGGTGACAACATACGCCCGAAGAGTGTCGCCACCGACAGCCATGGGCACGTCTACGTCGTCGACGCGTTGCACAATGCGCTGCAAATTTTCGATGTGCTAGGCAGATACCTTCTCTCGGTCGGCTCAATAGGCAATGATCGCGGTGAGTTCTGGCTGCCTGCCGGAATTTTCATAGATGAAAACGACCTGATTTACATTGCCGACTCGTACAACCAGCGGGTCCAGGTATTTCGCTATATTGGAGGACCGTCGTGA
- a CDS encoding DUF748 domain-containing protein, whose amino-acid sequence MARQSLQWTNIRWKRWVAGAAGLLAAYTVAGFWLVPPLIKHQVPQFGQTELARQATIGEVRFNPFTLRLEAQDLRLAEADGTPLFAVGKLAVALQWKSLIRRAWSFSDIRITAPSANLAIAPDGKFNLAELLATLERRPHEASTDASLPRVIVEQLALEQGTVDMHDRRAGYDNTFAPIDFSLSNFSTLPEQNDAHTFTAQSARGGKMRWKGTASVNPIRASGEVTLENASLPELAVYLKSYTRARVAAGQLSATLPYSLSYADGKFEASLEGAKVSLRDLALAREGVTDSFAALTRLDINDVNADLARRQVTVGEVRADGGKLSVKRDAKGELDLTNLMIASAGPAASGPAAAVAVNNWKLAVKQVLFDQMAVSAVDETAKPPLKLNAGKVRLQLQVAAEQAGANFQLKLSQAALSLAGLTLASGAQAPFKLAQLGFSDGMLDLAARQASIGRLYAEGGQLQLVRARDGKLNLMELLPRSSAIGPQAAAAAGKPWVAVAKTVELSKFGADVADEGAGVKVQVTDLALKLEGASSDLKQTVKFNTDLKLREGGQFTAQGSVVPANGEVQADVRLKQLALAPLQPLLAHYLKLKIARGNVSAQGLLTTGAGTAKSPSLRYVGALNVAGLTLNEEDGGLFAAWKNASADKFTASLNPNRLDVPELRIVEPNATLIIEDDRSFNAARLLVQPNAGAKVEVPTQAKAKADDDPFPVRIRRLRLQNAKLDFTDLSLRPQFSAKIYELNGVINGLSSNREARSQIELDGRVDEFGLARIRGELNPFAPRNNTDINVVFKNVDMVPASPYSMKFAGYKVAEGKISLDLQYKIRDSQLEGANQIVIDKLTLGERVDSPDALKLPLQLAIAILKDSEGRIDLGLPISGNLSDPQFSYGAIIWKAIGNLLTRIVTAPFRALGSLLGVSGEKLESIDFDAGSDRLLPPEREKLKQVAQILGKRAQLKLSVPAQYSETADGAALRAGAVRVEIARRAGIKLQAGEEPGPLNLSDRAVRGAMRDLYAERFGEAELDKQKKAAEGGGAPAAAASMPDTKTAAAQAKLPLWQRVGKMIQGEPQVADASAFYNQLQERLNQNQPLAADALAKLGAQRAEAILAALKEAGVDPARADAAAPEKVESDIGKPVPLKLGLVAK is encoded by the coding sequence ATGGCCAGACAGAGCTTGCAGTGGACAAACATTCGGTGGAAGCGGTGGGTGGCGGGCGCGGCGGGCCTGCTTGCTGCCTATACGGTGGCCGGGTTTTGGCTGGTTCCGCCGCTGATCAAGCATCAGGTCCCCCAGTTTGGGCAGACCGAACTGGCGCGCCAGGCGACGATCGGCGAGGTTCGTTTCAATCCCTTCACTTTGCGCCTGGAGGCGCAGGATTTGCGCCTGGCCGAGGCCGATGGCACGCCGCTGTTCGCGGTCGGCAAACTCGCCGTGGCACTGCAATGGAAATCCCTGATCCGGCGTGCCTGGAGTTTTTCCGACATCCGCATCACCGCACCGAGCGCGAACCTGGCGATCGCGCCCGACGGCAAATTCAATCTCGCCGAGCTGCTGGCCACGCTTGAGCGTCGACCGCACGAAGCGTCCACCGACGCCAGCCTGCCACGCGTGATCGTCGAGCAACTCGCGCTGGAACAGGGCACGGTGGACATGCACGACCGGCGGGCCGGTTACGACAACACCTTTGCGCCGATCGATTTTTCGCTGAGCAATTTCAGCACCTTGCCGGAGCAGAACGACGCCCATACTTTCACGGCCCAGTCCGCGCGCGGCGGCAAGATGCGCTGGAAGGGCACTGCGTCGGTGAACCCGATCCGCGCCAGCGGCGAAGTGACCCTCGAAAACGCCTCGCTGCCGGAGCTGGCGGTTTATCTCAAGTCGTACACCCGTGCAAGGGTGGCAGCCGGGCAGCTTTCCGCCACCTTGCCGTACAGCCTGTCCTACGCGGACGGCAAGTTTGAAGCCAGCCTGGAAGGCGCCAAGGTGTCGCTGCGCGATCTGGCGCTGGCGCGCGAAGGCGTTACCGATTCCTTCGCCGCGCTGACGCGCCTGGACATCAACGACGTCAACGCCGATCTGGCACGCCGGCAGGTGACGGTGGGCGAGGTGCGCGCCGACGGCGGCAAGCTCAGTGTCAAACGCGACGCCAAGGGCGAACTCGATCTGACGAACCTCATGATCGCCAGCGCGGGTCCGGCGGCCTCGGGGCCGGCTGCCGCGGTGGCTGTCAACAACTGGAAGCTGGCGGTCAAGCAAGTGCTATTCGATCAGATGGCGGTCAGCGCGGTGGACGAAACGGCCAAACCACCGCTGAAGTTGAACGCGGGCAAAGTGCGGCTGCAGCTGCAAGTTGCCGCCGAGCAGGCAGGCGCCAACTTCCAGCTGAAGCTCTCGCAGGCTGCCCTTTCACTCGCTGGCCTGACGCTGGCCAGCGGGGCGCAAGCGCCGTTCAAGCTGGCGCAGCTGGGTTTCTCGGACGGCATGCTTGACCTCGCTGCCCGGCAGGCCAGCATCGGGCGCCTCTATGCCGAGGGCGGGCAACTGCAGCTCGTGCGCGCACGGGACGGAAAACTCAATCTCATGGAGTTATTGCCCCGATCCAGCGCGATCGGACCGCAGGCTGCGGCGGCAGCCGGCAAGCCATGGGTCGCCGTGGCCAAGACCGTGGAATTAAGCAAGTTCGGCGCCGATGTTGCGGATGAGGGCGCCGGCGTCAAGGTTCAGGTCACCGACCTTGCGCTGAAACTCGAAGGCGCCAGCAGCGATCTCAAGCAGACGGTCAAGTTCAACACCGACCTGAAGCTGCGCGAAGGGGGGCAGTTCACGGCACAAGGCAGCGTGGTCCCGGCCAACGGTGAAGTGCAGGCCGATGTGCGTCTCAAGCAGCTCGCGCTGGCGCCCTTGCAGCCCCTCCTGGCCCACTATCTGAAGTTGAAAATCGCCCGCGGCAATGTCTCCGCGCAAGGGCTGCTCACCACCGGCGCGGGCACAGCCAAGAGCCCGAGCCTGCGTTACGTCGGCGCGCTCAACGTTGCCGGGCTGACGCTCAACGAGGAGGACGGTGGCCTGTTCGCCGCGTGGAAGAACGCCAGCGCCGACAAGTTCACGGCCAGCCTCAACCCCAACCGGCTCGACGTCCCGGAATTGCGTATCGTCGAGCCCAACGCCACGCTGATCATCGAAGACGATCGCAGCTTCAATGCGGCCCGCTTGCTGGTGCAGCCCAATGCAGGCGCAAAAGTCGAGGTGCCGACTCAGGCCAAGGCTAAGGCCGACGACGACCCGTTCCCGGTTCGAATCCGGCGCCTGCGCCTGCAGAACGCCAAGCTGGACTTCACCGATCTCAGTTTGCGGCCGCAGTTCAGCGCCAAGATCTACGAGCTCAACGGCGTGATCAACGGACTCTCGTCGAACCGCGAGGCGCGCAGCCAGATCGAGCTTGACGGCCGAGTCGACGAGTTCGGCCTGGCGCGCATCCGCGGCGAGCTCAACCCGTTCGCGCCGCGCAACAACACCGACATCAACGTCGTGTTCAAGAATGTCGACATGGTGCCGGCCTCACCCTACAGCATGAAGTTCGCCGGCTACAAGGTCGCCGAGGGCAAGATTTCGCTGGACCTGCAATACAAAATACGCGACAGCCAGCTGGAAGGCGCCAACCAGATCGTCATCGACAAACTGACCCTGGGCGAGCGGGTCGACAGCCCCGATGCGCTCAAGCTGCCGCTGCAACTGGCAATCGCCATCCTCAAGGACAGCGAGGGCCGCATCGACCTCGGCCTGCCAATCTCGGGCAACCTCAGTGACCCGCAGTTCAGCTACGGCGCCATCATCTGGAAGGCCATCGGGAACCTGCTGACCAGGATCGTCACCGCGCCGTTCCGCGCGTTGGGCAGCCTGCTGGGCGTCAGCGGCGAGAAGCTGGAGTCGATCGACTTCGATGCCGGCAGCGACAGGCTGCTGCCCCCGGAGCGCGAAAAGCTCAAGCAGGTGGCTCAGATTCTGGGCAAGCGCGCGCAACTGAAACTCTCGGTGCCCGCACAGTACAGCGAAACAGCCGATGGCGCCGCCTTGCGGGCGGGCGCAGTGCGGGTCGAGATCGCCCGCCGTGCCGGCATCAAGCTCCAGGCAGGCGAAGAGCCCGGTCCGTTGAACCTGAGCGATCGCGCGGTGCGCGGCGCGATGCGCGACCTGTATGCCGAGCGCTTCGGCGAGGCGGAACTCGACAAGCAGAAAAAGGCAGCGGAAGGCGGCGGCGCTCCCGCTGCTGCGGCGAGTATGCCGGACACCAAGACCGCAGCGGCCCAGGCGAAATTGCCGCTCTGGCAGCGCGTCGGCAAGATGATCCAGGGCGAACCGCAGGTGGCCGATGCCAGTGCCTTCTACAACCAGTTGCAGGAGCGCCTGAACCAGAACCAGCCGCTGGCCGCCGATGCCCTGGCCAAGCTGGGTGCGCAGCGAGCCGAAGCGATTCTGGCAGCGCTCAAGGAAGCCGGCGTCGACCCCGCCCGCGCCGACGCGGCGGCGCCTGAGAAGGTCGAATCCGACATTGGCAAGCCGGTGCCGCTCAAACTGGGGCTGGTGGCGAAGTAA